A portion of the Magnolia sinica isolate HGM2019 chromosome 17, MsV1, whole genome shotgun sequence genome contains these proteins:
- the LOC131230918 gene encoding glutaredoxin-C1-like, with amino-acid sequence MDQLVMSMARQNGLVIFSNSSCCMCHSIKRLFCEFGAHATVYELDQEPRGKEIEKVLATLLHHTSPLPAVFIGGQLVGSTNEVMSLQLQRDPTHESRSYLVMLLKRAGVIRL; translated from the coding sequence ATGGACCAGCTGGTGATGAGTATGGCGCGCCAGAACGGGTTAGTGATCTTCAGCAACAGCTCATGTTGCATGTGCCACTCCATCAAGAGGCTCTTCTGTGAGTTTGGGGCCCATGCAACTGTTTATGAGCTCGATCAGGAACCCAGGGGAAAAGAAATAGAGAAGGTGTTGGCCACCCTTCTACATCATACCTCACCTCTACCAGCTGTGTTCATAGGCGGTCAGCTGGTGGGCTCTACCAACGAGGTGATGTCTCTTCAGCTCCAACGCGACCCCACTCATGAAAGCAGGAGCTATCTGGTAATGCTCCTTAAAAGAGCAGGAGTCATCAGACTGTAA